A genomic segment from Stenotrophomonas maltophilia encodes:
- a CDS encoding S46 family peptidase has translation MRSNLLAFSIVASLGLVQVAHAAEGMWVPQQLPEIAGPLQKAGLKLSPEQLANLTGDPMGAVVALGGCTASFVSPQGLVVTNHHCAYGAIQLNSTAQKNLIKDGFNAPTLKDELSAGPNARVFVLDQITDVTAQAKAAIAGAGNDPLARSRALDAFDKAQVAACEADAGFRCRLYSFSGGNTYRLFRNMEIKDVRLVYAPPGSVGKFGGDVDNWMWPRHTGDFSFYRAYVGKDGKPAAFAADNVPYQPKHFLKFADQPLGADDFVMVAGYPGRTNRYALAGEFNETASFTYPTIAKHYNAVLKMIADAGKADADVKVKYAATAASMNNVAKNYLGQLEGFKRIDAAGQKQAEEAAVLAWLKKQGAAGKPALAAHAQLLKHLDTSKSTRERDLFVGQFNNTSAVGAAITLYRLSIERSKPDAEREAGYQERDLTTIEGGLKQMDRRYVAKMDQQLQTYWLDQYVALPAAQRDNEVLNKWLAGSDAAAVKSLVAKLGGTELGSLDTRLKWFKADRAAFEASSDPAIQYAVAVMPALLKQEEQKKIREGESLTARPLYLQAVADYKKSQGEFVYPDANLSLRITFGNVMGYGKDGVKYTPFTTLEGVAAKETGEDPFDSPKALLDAVKAKRYGGLEDKRIGSVPVNFLSNLDITGGNSGSPVLDANGKLVGLAFDGNWESVSSNWVFDPVMTRMIAVDSRYMQWIMQEVAPAPQLLKELNLAK, from the coding sequence ATGCGCTCGAACCTGCTTGCATTCTCCATCGTCGCCAGCCTTGGGCTGGTCCAGGTCGCCCATGCCGCAGAAGGCATGTGGGTGCCGCAGCAGCTGCCGGAAATCGCCGGCCCGCTGCAGAAGGCCGGCCTGAAGCTGTCCCCGGAACAGCTGGCCAACCTGACCGGCGACCCGATGGGCGCGGTGGTTGCGCTGGGTGGCTGCACCGCCAGCTTCGTCTCGCCGCAGGGCCTGGTGGTCACCAACCACCACTGCGCTTATGGCGCCATCCAGCTGAATTCGACCGCGCAGAAGAACCTGATCAAGGACGGCTTCAACGCGCCGACCCTGAAGGACGAACTGAGCGCCGGCCCGAACGCCCGCGTGTTCGTGCTCGACCAGATCACCGACGTCACCGCCCAGGCCAAGGCCGCCATTGCCGGCGCCGGCAACGACCCGCTGGCCCGCAGCCGCGCACTGGACGCCTTCGACAAGGCCCAGGTCGCCGCCTGTGAAGCCGATGCCGGCTTCCGCTGCCGCCTGTACAGCTTCTCCGGCGGCAACACCTATCGCCTGTTCCGCAACATGGAAATCAAGGACGTGCGCCTGGTCTACGCGCCCCCGGGCAGCGTAGGCAAGTTCGGTGGCGACGTCGACAACTGGATGTGGCCGCGCCACACCGGCGATTTCTCGTTCTACCGCGCCTACGTCGGCAAGGACGGCAAGCCGGCCGCCTTCGCCGCCGACAACGTGCCGTACCAGCCCAAGCACTTCCTGAAGTTCGCCGACCAGCCGCTGGGCGCCGACGACTTCGTGATGGTGGCCGGCTACCCGGGCCGCACCAACCGCTACGCCCTGGCCGGTGAATTCAACGAAACCGCCAGCTTCACCTACCCGACCATCGCCAAGCACTACAACGCGGTGCTGAAGATGATCGCCGACGCCGGCAAGGCCGACGCCGACGTCAAGGTGAAGTACGCCGCCACCGCCGCCAGCATGAACAACGTGGCCAAGAACTACCTGGGCCAGCTGGAAGGTTTCAAGCGCATCGACGCAGCCGGCCAGAAGCAGGCCGAGGAAGCCGCCGTACTGGCCTGGCTGAAGAAGCAGGGCGCTGCCGGCAAGCCGGCCCTGGCGGCACACGCGCAGCTGCTCAAGCATCTGGATACCAGCAAGTCGACCCGCGAGCGTGACCTGTTCGTCGGCCAGTTCAACAACACCTCGGCCGTTGGCGCGGCGATCACCCTGTACCGCCTGTCGATCGAGCGCAGCAAGCCGGATGCCGAACGCGAAGCGGGTTACCAGGAACGCGACCTGACCACCATCGAAGGTGGCCTGAAGCAGATGGACCGCCGCTACGTGGCGAAGATGGACCAGCAGCTGCAGACCTACTGGCTGGACCAGTACGTGGCCCTGCCGGCCGCGCAGCGTGACAACGAAGTGCTGAACAAGTGGCTGGCCGGCAGCGATGCCGCTGCGGTGAAGTCGCTGGTGGCCAAGCTGGGCGGCACCGAACTGGGCAGCCTGGACACCCGCCTGAAGTGGTTCAAGGCCGACCGTGCCGCGTTTGAAGCCAGCAGCGATCCGGCCATCCAGTACGCCGTGGCCGTCATGCCGGCACTGCTGAAGCAGGAAGAGCAGAAGAAGATCCGCGAAGGCGAATCGCTGACCGCGCGTCCGCTGTACCTGCAGGCCGTGGCCGACTACAAGAAGAGCCAGGGTGAGTTCGTCTACCCGGACGCCAACCTGTCGCTGCGCATCACCTTCGGCAACGTCATGGGCTATGGCAAGGACGGCGTGAAGTACACCCCGTTCACCACCCTGGAAGGCGTGGCGGCGAAGGAAACCGGTGAAGATCCGTTCGATTCGCCGAAGGCGCTGCTCGACGCGGTCAAGGCCAAGCGTTACGGCGGCCTGGAAGACAAGCGCATTGGTTCGGTGCCGGTCAACTTCCTGTCCAACCTGGACATCACCGGCGGCAACTCGGGTTCGCCGGTGCTGGACGCCAACGGCAAGCTGGTCGGCCTGGCATTCGATGGCAACTGGGAATCGGTCAGTTCCAACTGGGTGTTCGACCCGGTGATGACCCGCATGATCGCCGTCGATAGCCGCTACATGCAGTGGATCATGCAGGAAGTGGCGCCGGCGCCGCAGCTGCTGAAGGAACTGAACCTGGCCAAGTAA
- the folC gene encoding bifunctional tetrahydrofolate synthase/dihydrofolate synthase, with protein MTNTPTTLADWLDYIERQHPATIDMGLERVRAVATAMGLGTPAQRTIVVGGTNGKGSTVAFIEAIGRAAGWKVGAYTSPHLLRYNERVRIDGQDVDDAALVAAFNAVEAARGETTLTYFEYGTLAALQLFADAGLDLAVLEVGLGGRLDAVNIVDADVAVITTVDIDHAEWLGEDREAIGTEKAGIIRGWKPVILGETDPPSSVLARAYLVGANAIRGGSDYFYEPIDAQRWRWRDVGLRMELPTPALAGPIQLANAGAAIAALRALDKPVPRAAWAAGIAAARISGRLQAFERDGVQIRVDVGHNPQAAGQLARALKAETSAGRTLAVYAALQDKDAVGVVQALQDVVGEWTLAGLDGPRGQSAAQLQARLAGTTAASAQLADSVEQALAQVLARAGRGDRVLVFGSFHTAAAALQWLQGGA; from the coding sequence GTGACGAACACCCCGACCACCCTGGCCGACTGGCTGGACTACATTGAACGCCAGCACCCTGCGACCATCGACATGGGCCTGGAGCGCGTGCGCGCCGTGGCCACGGCGATGGGCCTGGGTACGCCGGCCCAGCGCACCATCGTGGTCGGTGGTACCAACGGCAAGGGCTCGACCGTGGCCTTCATCGAGGCCATCGGCCGTGCTGCCGGTTGGAAGGTTGGCGCGTACACCTCGCCGCACCTGCTGCGCTACAACGAGCGCGTGCGCATCGACGGGCAGGACGTGGACGATGCGGCGCTGGTCGCTGCGTTCAATGCGGTCGAAGCCGCGCGTGGCGAGACCACGCTGACCTATTTCGAGTACGGCACGCTGGCCGCGCTGCAGTTGTTCGCCGACGCCGGGCTGGACCTGGCGGTACTGGAAGTGGGCCTGGGCGGTCGACTGGATGCGGTCAACATCGTCGATGCCGACGTGGCGGTGATCACTACCGTGGACATCGACCATGCCGAATGGCTGGGCGAGGACCGTGAAGCGATCGGCACCGAGAAGGCCGGCATCATCCGTGGCTGGAAGCCGGTGATCCTGGGCGAGACCGATCCGCCGTCGAGCGTGCTGGCACGTGCCTATCTGGTCGGCGCCAATGCGATCCGTGGCGGCAGCGACTATTTCTACGAGCCGATCGATGCCCAGCGCTGGCGCTGGCGCGACGTCGGCCTGCGCATGGAACTGCCGACACCGGCGCTGGCCGGCCCGATCCAGCTGGCCAATGCCGGTGCCGCCATCGCTGCGCTGCGCGCGCTGGACAAGCCGGTGCCGCGTGCGGCGTGGGCTGCCGGTATCGCGGCGGCGCGCATCTCTGGCCGCCTGCAGGCGTTCGAGCGTGACGGTGTGCAGATCCGCGTCGACGTCGGGCACAACCCGCAGGCCGCGGGCCAGCTGGCGCGCGCACTGAAGGCCGAAACGTCTGCCGGGCGTACCCTGGCGGTGTACGCCGCGCTGCAGGACAAGGACGCGGTGGGCGTGGTGCAGGCATTGCAGGACGTGGTCGGCGAGTGGACCCTCGCCGGCCTGGACGGCCCGCGCGGGCAGAGCGCCGCCCAGTTGCAGGCGCGCCTGGCCGGGACCACCGCCGCCAGCGCGCAACTGGCCGATTCCGTCGAACAGGCACTGGCGCAGGTACTGGCCCGGGCCGGGCGCGGCGACCGCGTACTGGTGTTCGGCTCCTTCCATACGGCGGCTGCCGCGTTGCAATGGTTGCAGGGCGGCGCCTGA
- a CDS encoding SPOR domain-containing protein — translation MDTPLKQRLIGAIVLVALAVIFLPMLVKGPAPDSGVASVPIAAPDAPADGQFETRELPLVAPAGGATGLQTGQAKPLQEAAAPATPPTVDTSPAVAAGNYAVTFGAYGSKADADAVIAYLKRSQMPGFAETTTISGRQAWRVRVGPYADRAQAEAARLQAVKIRADVKAEVITLDAAAVAAAPAPTASTPVAATTPSATSNPVRSESLPPSPPTATTTPAAKPEPPKPAPKPETPKPEAKPEPKPEATASKPATAPTTPAAPAASGVGFAVQLGAFGQANDANALRDKVRAAGFSAFVEQVRTEKGTLHRVRVGPVANRADAEQLKAQVAAKVGVAGMVRPHP, via the coding sequence GTGGATACGCCTCTGAAACAGCGTCTGATTGGTGCCATCGTGCTGGTCGCACTGGCCGTGATTTTCCTGCCGATGCTGGTCAAGGGGCCTGCACCGGACAGCGGTGTGGCCTCGGTGCCGATCGCCGCGCCGGATGCCCCCGCCGATGGCCAGTTCGAAACCCGTGAACTGCCTCTGGTTGCTCCGGCCGGTGGAGCAACCGGCCTGCAGACCGGACAGGCCAAGCCGCTGCAGGAGGCCGCCGCGCCGGCCACGCCGCCGACCGTGGACACGTCCCCGGCGGTTGCCGCCGGCAACTACGCGGTCACTTTTGGTGCGTACGGCAGCAAGGCCGACGCCGATGCGGTGATCGCCTACCTGAAACGCTCGCAGATGCCGGGCTTCGCCGAAACGACCACCATCAGCGGGCGTCAGGCGTGGCGTGTGCGCGTCGGACCGTATGCCGATCGTGCCCAGGCCGAGGCTGCCCGTCTGCAGGCTGTGAAGATCCGCGCCGATGTGAAGGCCGAAGTCATTACCCTGGATGCTGCGGCGGTCGCCGCCGCGCCGGCGCCGACGGCCAGCACCCCGGTGGCGGCCACCACGCCGTCGGCCACCAGCAACCCGGTGCGCAGCGAAAGCCTGCCGCCGAGCCCGCCGACCGCGACCACCACGCCGGCTGCCAAGCCGGAGCCGCCCAAGCCGGCGCCGAAGCCCGAGACCCCGAAGCCGGAAGCCAAGCCTGAGCCGAAGCCGGAGGCCACCGCCAGCAAGCCGGCGACGGCGCCGACCACACCGGCAGCACCGGCTGCCAGCGGCGTCGGCTTCGCCGTGCAGCTGGGTGCGTTCGGCCAGGCCAACGATGCCAATGCGCTGCGTGACAAGGTCCGTGCCGCCGGCTTCAGCGCCTTCGTCGAGCAGGTGCGCACCGAAAAGGGCACCCTGCATCGCGTCCGCGTCGGACCGGTGGCCAACCGGGCCGACGCCGAGCAGCTGAAGGCGCAGGTCGCCGCCAAGGTTGGCGTCGCCGGCATGGTCCGACCGCACCCATGA
- a CDS encoding ferritin-like domain-containing protein encodes MVEVPDVGGDLLRAAQQCLAEADPLRKVALTQVYAAAFRAGRLKVAADAPPPEPIRMPGRPAQLVLVHPREVPRRGLGGVEGRAAFIHAIAHIELNAIDLAWDAVYRFRGLPPAFHADWVSCADDESRHFMLLRERLQAHGHDYADFPAHNGLWEMCEKTAHDGLARMALVPRVLEARGLDVTPGMIEKLRNVGDGETADVLEVILREEVAHVAAGSRWYRWYCDRAGVEPRARFKELLVEYAGGYLHGPFNMEARLLAGFDADELANLVEQAG; translated from the coding sequence GTGGTTGAGGTGCCCGACGTTGGAGGTGACCTGCTGCGCGCGGCGCAGCAGTGCCTGGCCGAAGCCGACCCGCTGCGCAAGGTCGCGCTGACCCAGGTGTATGCCGCCGCGTTCCGTGCCGGTCGCCTGAAGGTGGCCGCCGATGCGCCGCCGCCGGAACCGATCCGCATGCCCGGCCGGCCGGCGCAGCTGGTGCTGGTGCATCCGCGCGAAGTACCGCGGCGTGGACTGGGCGGCGTGGAAGGGCGAGCGGCCTTCATCCACGCCATCGCCCACATCGAACTCAACGCGATCGACCTGGCCTGGGATGCGGTGTACCGCTTCCGCGGCCTGCCGCCGGCGTTCCATGCCGACTGGGTCAGCTGTGCCGACGACGAATCGCGGCACTTCATGCTGCTGCGCGAGCGCCTGCAGGCGCATGGCCACGATTACGCCGATTTCCCCGCGCACAACGGCCTGTGGGAAATGTGCGAAAAGACCGCGCATGATGGCCTGGCGCGCATGGCGCTGGTGCCGCGCGTGCTTGAAGCGCGCGGCCTGGACGTCACCCCGGGCATGATCGAGAAGCTGCGCAACGTCGGTGATGGCGAAACCGCCGACGTGCTGGAAGTGATCCTGCGCGAGGAAGTGGCGCATGTTGCCGCCGGTTCGCGCTGGTACCGCTGGTACTGCGACCGCGCCGGCGTCGAACCGCGCGCGCGGTTCAAGGAGCTGCTGGTGGAATACGCCGGCGGCTACCTGCATGGGCCGTTCAACATGGAAGCGCGCCTGCTGGCCGGCTTCGATGCCGACGAACTCGCCAACCTGGTCGAACAGGCCGGCTGA
- a CDS encoding CvpA family protein, which yields MIDVVLLIVIAASTLLGMLRGFVGIVIGTLSWLLAAWAAFAFGNDAARWWAAPAAPGGEHFVGGYLGVGIGVMIVVAVIGMVIKAMIHRSMLTSLDRLLGGVLGAVRGGLIAAILVLLAGFTPLTAEPSWKRSAVRPVLNPAVAWMNGKLPHWQVPGADLLPKTLPTDMLSPSALMELGKSAGADLGKPGAAGDNGILNQVVAGSGWLRPAKAEQGDAYDPAEVRPDAPALPDSIEPGDPANVDRRRGDHRGQVRPPSL from the coding sequence ATGATCGACGTGGTGCTGCTGATCGTGATCGCCGCCTCGACCCTGCTCGGGATGCTGCGTGGCTTCGTGGGAATCGTCATCGGCACGTTGTCGTGGCTGCTGGCCGCGTGGGCGGCCTTCGCCTTCGGCAACGATGCGGCGCGCTGGTGGGCGGCCCCGGCCGCCCCCGGCGGCGAGCATTTCGTCGGCGGCTACCTGGGCGTGGGCATTGGCGTGATGATCGTGGTTGCGGTGATCGGCATGGTCATCAAGGCGATGATCCACCGCAGCATGCTGACCAGCCTGGACCGGTTGCTGGGCGGTGTACTGGGAGCCGTGCGCGGCGGCCTGATCGCGGCGATCCTGGTGCTGCTGGCTGGCTTCACCCCGCTGACCGCCGAACCCTCCTGGAAGCGCTCGGCGGTCCGCCCGGTGCTGAACCCGGCCGTGGCCTGGATGAACGGGAAGCTGCCGCACTGGCAGGTGCCCGGCGCCGATCTGCTGCCCAAGACCTTGCCGACCGACATGCTGTCCCCATCTGCATTGATGGAGTTGGGAAAGAGCGCAGGCGCCGATTTGGGAAAGCCGGGCGCGGCAGGCGATAATGGCATCCTCAACCAGGTAGTGGCGGGCAGCGGATGGCTGCGGCCCGCGAAAGCGGAACAGGGCGACGCATACGATCCGGCCGAAGTGCGCCCGGACGCCCCAGCACTGCCAGACAGTATCGAGCCGGGCGATCCGGCCAATGTCGACCGCAGGCGCGGCGACCACCGCGGCCAGGTACGGCCACCTTCCTTGTAA
- the purF gene encoding amidophosphoribosyltransferase, translated as MCGIVGIVGNQNVAGQLYDGLTVLQHRGQDAAGIATASGSRLRVQKATGLVRDVFDARTMSTLEGSVGIAHVRYPTAGSEGMDEAQPFYVNSPYGIALAHNGNLINTEALRQQVFEQDRRNVNTDSDSEVLLNVFAYELEQQRQLSPEAAIRAVAGVHRRCKGGYAVVSVVLGLGLVAFRDPHGIRPLVLGKRSHAEGDEYIVASESAALDVLGFQRVRDVQPGEALVITARGELFSEICAEPAEHTPCIFEYVYFARPDSMIDNVSVHKARMRMGIKLGEKILRLRPDHDIDTIIPIPDTSRDAALEISNVLGVKYREGFIKNRYIGRTFIMPGQGERVKSVRRKLNPIHLEFRNRVVLLVDDSIVRGTTSQQIVQMARDAGARKVYLASAAPPVRYPNIYGIDMPAAEELVAHNRTVEEIEAHLGCDWLIYQDLEDMEAAVSEGNPALRNFDSSCFNGHYPTGIEPGYFERIQQLRSDDAKHKRRA; from the coding sequence ATGTGTGGCATCGTCGGAATCGTCGGCAACCAGAACGTCGCCGGGCAGTTGTATGACGGCTTGACCGTTCTCCAGCACCGTGGCCAGGACGCGGCGGGCATCGCCACCGCCAGTGGCAGCCGCCTGCGCGTGCAGAAGGCCACCGGCCTGGTCCGCGATGTGTTCGATGCCCGCACCATGTCCACTCTGGAAGGCAGCGTCGGCATCGCCCACGTACGTTACCCGACCGCGGGTTCGGAAGGCATGGACGAGGCACAGCCGTTCTATGTGAACTCGCCGTACGGCATCGCGTTGGCCCACAACGGCAACCTGATCAACACCGAGGCGCTGCGCCAGCAGGTGTTCGAACAGGACCGCCGCAACGTCAACACCGATTCGGACAGCGAGGTGCTGCTGAACGTGTTCGCCTACGAACTGGAGCAGCAGCGCCAGCTCAGCCCGGAAGCTGCGATCCGCGCGGTGGCCGGCGTGCACCGCCGCTGCAAGGGCGGCTATGCGGTGGTCAGCGTGGTGCTGGGCCTGGGCCTGGTCGCCTTCCGCGACCCGCATGGCATCCGCCCGCTGGTGCTGGGCAAGCGCAGCCACGCCGAGGGCGATGAGTACATCGTCGCCTCCGAATCGGCCGCGCTGGACGTGCTGGGCTTCCAGCGCGTGCGTGACGTGCAACCCGGCGAAGCGCTGGTGATCACCGCGCGCGGCGAGCTGTTCTCGGAAATCTGCGCCGAGCCGGCCGAGCACACTCCGTGCATCTTCGAGTACGTGTACTTCGCGCGCCCGGATTCGATGATCGACAACGTCTCGGTGCACAAGGCGCGCATGCGCATGGGCATCAAGCTGGGCGAGAAGATCCTGCGCCTGCGCCCGGACCACGACATCGACACCATCATCCCGATTCCGGATACCTCGCGCGATGCCGCGCTGGAGATCTCCAACGTGCTCGGGGTGAAGTACCGCGAAGGCTTCATCAAGAACCGCTACATCGGCCGCACCTTCATCATGCCGGGGCAGGGTGAGCGCGTGAAGTCGGTGCGTCGCAAGCTCAACCCGATCCACCTGGAGTTCCGCAACCGCGTGGTGCTGCTGGTGGACGATTCGATCGTGCGTGGCACCACCAGCCAGCAGATCGTGCAGATGGCCCGTGATGCGGGCGCGCGCAAGGTCTACCTGGCCAGCGCCGCACCGCCGGTGCGCTACCCGAACATCTACGGCATCGACATGCCGGCGGCCGAAGAGCTGGTCGCGCACAACCGCACGGTGGAAGAGATCGAGGCCCACCTGGGCTGCGACTGGCTGATCTACCAGGACCTGGAAGACATGGAAGCGGCGGTGAGCGAGGGCAACCCGGCGCTGCGCAACTTCGATTCGTCCTGCTTCAACGGCCACTACCCGACGGGTATCGAGCCGGGCTACTTCGAGCGCATCCAGCAGCTGCGCTCGGACGACGCCAAGCACAAGCGCCGCGCCTGA
- a CDS encoding histidine phosphatase family protein produces the protein MRILLARHGETPWNAEGRYQGQIDIPLSPIGEAQAQALGARLASVDITRAVASPLSRAQRTAQLALGAARADMLLTEPELQEIAHGEWEGLLASEINEKDPSRLQAWREEPDTVLMPGGESLRLVLERSWRGLARATEGLGEHDTLLVVAHDAVNRVILCKVLGLPISRLWTFRQAPTTLNLLEGADLDSLEVVRLNDCAHHTPFFGEAKHRAL, from the coding sequence ATGCGCATCCTGCTTGCCCGCCACGGCGAAACGCCGTGGAACGCCGAAGGCCGCTACCAGGGCCAGATCGATATTCCGCTTTCACCGATCGGTGAAGCCCAGGCCCAGGCACTGGGTGCCCGCCTGGCCTCGGTCGACATCACCCGTGCCGTCGCCTCGCCGCTGTCGCGCGCGCAGCGCACAGCGCAGCTGGCGCTTGGCGCCGCCCGTGCCGACATGCTGCTGACCGAGCCGGAGCTGCAGGAAATTGCCCACGGTGAGTGGGAAGGACTGCTGGCCAGCGAAATCAACGAGAAGGATCCGTCGCGCCTGCAGGCCTGGCGCGAGGAGCCGGATACCGTGCTGATGCCCGGCGGCGAATCGCTGCGCCTGGTGCTGGAGCGCAGCTGGCGCGGCCTGGCCCGTGCCACCGAAGGCCTCGGTGAGCACGACACCCTTCTGGTGGTGGCCCATGACGCGGTGAACCGCGTGATCCTGTGCAAGGTGCTGGGCCTGCCGATTTCCCGCCTGTGGACCTTCCGCCAGGCGCCGACCACGCTCAACCTGCTCGAAGGCGCCGACCTTGACAGCCTGGAAGTGGTGCGCCTGAACGACTGTGCCCACCACACGCCGTTCTTCGGCGAAGCCAAGCACCGCGCACTCTGA
- a CDS encoding DUF2235 domain-containing protein produces MAPPLDTDEDVGLLRIGLFFDGTRNNAHNLARGRPQLPQPRPAQLRADDDSTYQSRLTSSYDNGLTNIARLQQLYPDSRTGTSATPSLSIYVEGVGTRDDADDDLIGLAFGIGASGVRAKVQRALQVLLPAALSALATRWRQPLRRVQLDLFGFSRGAAAARDVAHQLQAWDGTHWRQLLQAAGLSCATDLAPAEPVLRFIGLFDTVVAVNGGRADEQPHLALQAGVARQVLQLSARDEHRQHYPLTSVSPPFPEIALPGVHANIGGGYNQLEEGPKLLSRPRRQLLRRSTVADYQTPPLAVLQATTAYAEAQADAERWRQQLGVDEKEVWVDVWHQWQQQRRAGSRSVLLSPMLYVTAAVVLRRRIDWRYQLIALQVMQQHAIDAGVQWHANAAEVPGWELPAALQPIARRLVAGQALTQTQEALLRRRYLMQSAHWNFDALGDTALTYAADAGVSELPYRPGPGLFYINRPTVDGKRVVLPNA; encoded by the coding sequence ATGGCACCACCGCTGGACACGGACGAAGATGTCGGCTTGCTGCGGATAGGCCTGTTCTTCGATGGCACTCGCAACAACGCACACAACCTGGCGCGTGGTCGACCCCAGCTGCCGCAACCACGCCCGGCGCAGCTGCGTGCGGATGACGATTCGACCTACCAGAGCCGGCTGACCAGCAGCTACGACAACGGCCTGACCAACATCGCCCGCCTGCAGCAGCTGTACCCGGACAGCCGCACCGGCACATCGGCCACCCCCTCGCTGTCGATCTACGTGGAAGGTGTCGGTACCCGCGATGACGCCGACGACGACCTGATCGGACTGGCGTTCGGTATCGGTGCCAGCGGTGTGCGCGCCAAAGTGCAGCGTGCGCTGCAGGTATTGCTGCCGGCTGCATTGAGCGCGCTTGCTACGCGCTGGCGGCAACCCCTGCGACGCGTGCAACTGGATCTGTTCGGCTTTTCACGGGGTGCAGCCGCCGCGCGCGATGTCGCCCACCAGTTGCAGGCCTGGGATGGCACGCACTGGCGACAGTTGTTGCAGGCCGCCGGCCTGTCCTGCGCAACGGACCTCGCCCCTGCAGAACCGGTGCTGCGCTTCATCGGCTTGTTCGACACCGTGGTTGCGGTCAACGGTGGCCGCGCCGACGAACAACCCCATCTCGCACTGCAGGCCGGCGTTGCCAGGCAGGTGCTGCAGCTGAGCGCACGCGACGAGCATCGCCAGCACTACCCGCTCACCAGTGTGTCGCCTCCCTTCCCCGAGATCGCGCTGCCCGGCGTGCACGCCAACATCGGCGGCGGCTACAACCAGCTCGAAGAAGGGCCCAAGCTGCTCAGTCGTCCACGCAGGCAGTTGCTGCGCCGCTCGACCGTGGCTGACTACCAGACGCCACCGTTGGCGGTCCTGCAGGCCACCACGGCCTATGCCGAAGCACAGGCCGACGCCGAGCGCTGGCGGCAACAGCTGGGTGTTGACGAGAAAGAGGTCTGGGTCGATGTCTGGCACCAGTGGCAGCAGCAGCGTCGCGCCGGCAGCCGCAGCGTGCTGCTCTCCCCGATGCTGTATGTCACCGCCGCCGTGGTGCTGCGCCGGCGCATCGATTGGCGCTACCAGTTGATCGCGCTACAGGTGATGCAGCAGCACGCCATCGATGCCGGCGTGCAATGGCACGCCAACGCCGCCGAGGTTCCCGGCTGGGAACTACCCGCCGCCCTGCAGCCGATCGCTCGGCGGCTGGTGGCAGGACAGGCGCTGACCCAGACCCAGGAGGCGTTGTTGCGGCGGCGCTACCTGATGCAGTCGGCGCACTGGAATTTCGACGCGCTGGGCGACACCGCGCTGACCTATGCCGCCGACGCCGGCGTCAGCGAGCTGCCGTATCGACCGGGCCCCGGCTTGTTCTACATCAACCGGCCAACGGTGGATGGCAAGCGCGTGGTGCTGCCGAACGCATGA